Sequence from the Argopecten irradians isolate NY chromosome 12, Ai_NY, whole genome shotgun sequence genome:
ATTGAAACTTCATATGTTTTAAGAAACAATATGAAAGCTAAAACTATGAATATTGTGTGCccaatgaattttaattttgactATGGTCAACCCCAGGCCAATAGAGTAAGactttgatatttgaaattggTCAAGCACCatgataatacattgtaataatgTAGCTAAaatctattttgtttttatggCATCAGGGCACGTAGTGGGAGCCAGGACTGTGTTATACGGCTGGTGCTGGGTGTTGATACACTCCAGGTAACACATCACTTAATACCAATCTTAAATGATATTGAACAAAACTGTTGTTAGATGTAAAACAATTCATAAATTCCAGACTAAAAAAACCTCTAAAGGTCATAAACTGCAGATAGAATCTTAATACATTGGTGACGGTGGATCTGTTCAGTAAATACAGATGTAATAGAATATAACCAGACTTGAGAAAGAATTATTTTGGCTGATCAGCAGAAGGCTTCAACAATTTTCTCTTGTACTTAATATACTGCTGTATAACAACTCCATGTTTGAAAGGTGTGGTGTTGGAATATATCAGAACTCTCCAATATATTTTGCCTTACAGTCCAAGTTGATGAATACTTTACTGGAGAAGTTGGCAGAGTTTATGGAGGATGAAGAGTAAGTACATTTAGTAATGAATGTTTTGGGAATAAATTATTGTAGTTTATTAAGCATATTGAAATCATTAAACTactaacatgtatattttttatgatttttatgcCACAAAAATATCTGAAGTTTGATTGCGCTAATCATATTTTCACTCTGTCATTTATGTGATAGTAAGTGATTTCACGTATTAATCATTGCATTAATCTTTTCGGAATCAATTTGTCTAGAGTCATCAGAAGTTACAGCATATAaagttatgtaaaataattatttgattttttcccTGCAGTTCTATATTTGAGCATGGTGAGAAAGTGAACCTTCCTCGTTTGTTAATGAGTCAGTTTCGATGGCTGGACAGTATCGTTAATGGAAAGGTGAGTCTATTTAAACTTCTTCTAAGAGAAATCTTCTCTGCAGCAGAAGAGATACAAATCCAGTGATCAGAAGTTATGTTTTAGAAGTAAAATATCTTTCAACTTATAGATTGAAGAGCTTAAAGAAGTAGAAGAGAGCGCATGAAGTTAATCTCTGTATTCAGACAGAATAATTCATGACTGGTGTCAATATTTTGGATTTAGATTTGTTTCCTGTTAATATGCCCACTTAATTTTTTTCTGTCTACACTAAAGTTAATTGTGTTGTAGGCTGTTACAGATAAAATGTTGGAGATGATTGgaattgtctcccttgatatacaaagggagataatcacatGTCTACCCGAGGTTGTTGAGGATTCAGAACATGGAGAAGTGGCCAAAGCTCTCAGGTACGAGTATAGAAAGTGTTAGTGGGTCTTTTCAGGGAAGTTCTTTGTAAACAACATTTGGTtttcaaatcaaaacaaaaaacattgacaaataGACAATAGACCCAGTACCATATTAGAATGGGAAAGAGTTGAATATAGAGattggcatatatatatatatatatatatatacacatactttTCATTATACAGGGAGATTCTACTACAGAATAACCAGCTAACAGTACCTATACTGGATGCCCTGTCAAATCTTACACTGACCACAGACTTACTATCAGAGGTAAGTTGATGTGATGTAGTGCTGAGTATCGTAGGGAATTTCACGATACGATACATATCGCgatattgtgttgtgatacaTGAGGTATCGTGATACATAATACAAAAATTCAAGCaagtgtttattttgtattttaatattacTGACAAGTTTAACATTGTCTTTGATTAACTTGAGTTCATTTTCTGACAATTTGAGCAACCTAAATCAAAATATGCGCCCTGTGTATTTCATGGTGCCGGCGTAAATGAGTGGTCAGGCATGTTTGTGGTATTACCGCAGTAGGTCAACGTCTGTTGACATATTTTACTAACACTGTGTTTCCGGGCCTTTGTGAATCCAAAATATTTCCATACTTGACTTTTGAAAGACACTGGGGTGTCAAAGAAAGATGGTTACTTCTGTGCCCTCTTTTGGCTGTAAATCTCTCAGCTGGGCCGCCATTTTAtttgtaagggaggtaattcagaAATTATAGGGCACACACTACTATTGCTAGACATATCGCGATACAGTCTAACTGACGATACGATCGTATTGTGAAATTTCATATCGATGAATCGTTACAGCCCTAATATGACGTATTCAAGCAATCAATCATTTTGTATACAATACATGGAATTTGAACTTAAGATTTCCAGAGTTTCAAAATCCAGAGTAAAGATAGAAGTTGAAATTACAGCATGTCTATCTTTATCATTACCTTACCCCTTGTGCATCCTtatcaaaacaatttaattGCATACTTCATTTAAAAAGTCAGTCACAAAATTAAGCATATATCTTGAAAGCTTACCCTCAACTTTCCACATAACAGCAAGGCGTattaagcattaaactgtcttcctatggcatctatggtcttcATAATACGCGCtagccataggaagatagtttaatgcttatatttacattatcaactcattttggaatctctgcattaacattgtgtAAGCTAGACAAGGAAAACCCtctatcaacgacgatttaatcaaCAAgattgaacagccattttgacggtgatcagttgacgtcaccacgacAACATTAGTGACATCATAATGGTCACGGTGTGGGTGTCAGTTATATCGTCATATACTGCACTTTgtcttggttagtttatatagtagaaatgacaagtaaatgtaaatatattatttaagcCTCTATTTACaattaagtaatatatatctaattagtTAATGAACTCGTTCAGGTCGTCAGGTCTCAGTAAtgtagcatacacccttaattAAGTGAAATTAAAGCCTGTCCCTTTGTATGATTAGGTGAGAGGGTCAGTGCTGCAGACGTTAGCCTCAGTCAAGATGGAGGATTTACCGGTAGTCATCAAGTTCCTCCTTCAGTCTGTCAACAGTCAGGATGCAGTAGAGGTAGGTATCACAACTGATGTATATAATAACTGATACAGATAAATATGATATCTAAACACAGGTGTTCTCCTTCAGTGTTGACTTTAAAGCTTGGAACGGGAAGATTTTATATCTGAGATTCCCATACTCTAGGGACTTTTTCTTTAGAAATAACTAGATGTCAAAgagtgatacatgtattatacttcAACACAATTGGTcataattcaacaaaatgctAATTGTTTCtcttattgttttaattatttgcATGTAAATTTAATTCCAAGCACCTTTTACATTGAATCCCAAGGATCCACAGCCATTTTGTGTAAGAGATGCAGAAAACCTGGGTCAGGGAAAAATCTGTAGCATGTAAAAAGAAGTTGTATATGAACATGTTTTACAGTAAAGAGTATTGTAATATTTCCAGGTTGTTGAAGAAATTCGCAGTAATCTAGATTTTAACTCCAGCTTTGCTCCAACCATATCTTCTACACCCTTCTCAACTCAAGCAGGCAACAGGTAAAACAAGTTACACAAAGAGAAAAATACGATGTTTCaagataaataaattgtatatgtagACTTTCTCTGGTGTATTTTAGCAAACACAAGtgaaaaatcaatatatgtCCGTGTACACTGTTATTTATCAAAGAAACATTTCCAAAAGCTACTTACAAAACTTACAACATCACCTAAAAGCAAAATTACTGTATAAtttgtctaaaccggatgtcTTCGGGACAGATTTTATAGAAGAAATATTACATACAATTCAGTTGGAATAAACAGGTATCAGGATTGAACAAGGACAGATATTGTCAGGTTACTTtgtatttacatacatattcaCTTAAAATACTGTCAACAAATATACAGAGGCCTGAATGTATTATTTGTGTTAATGACAGGGGGTCCAAGTCAGAGTTAGAAAGTGCTCGGGGTTCAGAGTTGTTGACTCTTGATGCCATTAAATCAGGGATACGATTCCAGAAATGTGTGGCCGAGGCCTGGATAAAGGTAGGTAGGATTTGTTAGGTAAAGGAAATATATTGCAATCAAACCTAAACTCATAAACTATCATCTGTGTTTACTGCTTGTGTGGAGTAtaaatgttgtataatataaaagagagagagagagagagagagaaattaaaaattcataaatacaaatgtataaggtatatttcaacatgattaagaaattttaataaatgaaatcaattttCTTAATAGACGGTGtatttaaaataagttttttaatGAATGAAATGAATTGTATTCTCCAGGTGATAGATGGAGTCAAACAAACTGGTGACCACAAAGTCATCGACATTTTTATCCTTCTTATTCTACACTCCACCAATCGTAAGAAGCCTGTCATAAGTCTGTTCCGAAACAAGATCCGATCAGGTGCCTTCACTGAGGTGCTGGTACAGGCAGCGTTTGGCGCCCACTCACAGGTAACTGAGGGTAATATTTGTTCATATTAAGATAAAATTGCTCACTGAAGCATTGAAGACTGATGTtgaattttatctattttttggGAGATCCTCTTTACAGTTAAAACCGACTAATCATTAACGATAAACATTTCTGCTTTGTTTCTTCCAGTATTGGTTGATCAAATTTGTTTGtgatttatgaattttttttataaaatacatcagAATTTATATTGATTGATTATTTTGAGTCACTGTGTTCTACATTGATTGGTTAAATTTTGTGTGACAAGTGTTGATTGGTTGAATTTTGTTTAACTAGTTAAGTGGTGATTGGTTAATTTAGGTGATGCGTGACTACTTCCCGTCCATCCTATCACTAGCGGAGGTCCTGCTGCGGTCACCAGAGCCTGCCGTTGTGTATTTGGCCTGTGCCATGTACAAAGGAGCGTTCACAGCTTTTGATTCATTCTGTCAGCAGGTATGACAGTCCAATTATCTCACAGAGATCTGATGTTGGATTTCAATAGAACATTTTCTGTGTCTTAATCTAGATATTAGATTATCTTGCTTTTTGATAAACAATTTTGTGTGAAATGTCATGgaaaatccttttaaaataaCTTTTCTAGAGTATATTCTATCGAGTGGCTGTGAGATAACACAAAGTAACTAGTTGAATATTGAATTGGCCCCAATATCATTTAATTCCTAAGTATAATACTGTCTTCATAAAATCCTCcataatttcttattttataaGCAAACTTTTCGCCtaaatgtattttatgataGTTAAATCCAGTAGTAgtttgttatatttgttgtcATCTTTGATTGACACTTAACATTTAGGCatcattggaaaaaaatacgatcTGTTTTTGTGATATTGGAGATCTGAATATTTCCAGGAAATTGTTGGTAATCTGGTGACCCACATTGGTATTGGGTTTGAGGGTGAGATAGACTCGTCTCTGGACATTCTGGCTGAACTTGTTGACACACACTTCTCCAAGATGGCACCTTTCGCTATATTTGTCAAGGCATGTTTCCTGTCACTGAATACTTATATTATAGAATTTCTTATGGATATTGAGAAGCTTTTAGCTAATGTGTATTGTTGAGATTttaatgataacatttaaaattcatgaaAGAGAATGTATTGCACAAAATTTTTACAGATGCCAATTTTTCCTGGTACAATTTCAAAAGGTGTTTAGAAGAGTCTTAAATGAATACTTAATTAGTTCTAGTTGATATGATATAATATGATAtctaatatttttgtattgagATGATAATTTTGCCTTTTTTAGTCACAGACCCCTTTTTAAATTGTTGACGGAAATTCTATAATTTTTGTTGTTTCCAGGGTGTCCTAGATTACCTTGACAACCTGTCTGTAATGCAGATACGGAAGTTGTACTCCATGCTGAGTATGTTGGCCTTCAGGAATCCCCAGGAAGGAGGTCTTATACAGGTAGGGAGGctgtatattgtgatcactggaaaaatatattgaagtaacaattttaacaatttgatACCCTTGCATTGccattctgtatttgcatattacagagttatctgcccttgtgggtaggtattgattgtgacatcatgtgtttatAACTATAATGTCATACTTTCACAGAAAATTTCCTGTATTttgcccacaaaataatgacacaatggatacctacctgcaagggaggtaattctgttATATCCTAAGACAGGATATAACAGAGGGACATATAGGCTGCCATTGACTGGCAACTCTCGAGTTATTACTCGGGCAGTCAAACGCGCAGGGTTCTTACTCGAGTAtgctaaaaatagatttttttacgGAAGGTGAAGGTTGTTTACAGAACCCTCGTTTTTGGAGAGTTTGATCAGAGTTAAATTGTTGGAACGAGGCTggccattttcattttttcgtAACAACCGGTTCAGCTGTTTGTTAAAGTtgttatttcaagtataaatcatCACTGACGTATAGTTTTTATACAAGCTTATGaaggctttgtcaaggctcgcttgaaataatataaaatcatcagaTCCGTTTTTAATTCACAAAAAAACGACTagaggtccaaccagtcaaaccgtataaacgaaaacggccttaCTCTCGAAGTGAAGCATTCGACTGACAGAGAGTTTGACATTTCTATAAATGACCTCATTCATACTTGAGTGTTGCCAGTCAAAAGCAGCCATTGTATTGCCAATGTCTATTGTGTGGTGTCTGTTTGATAAACAGAGGCCAAGATATTGATATCTTACAGACATTGCTAGTGTAGTGTGAAGTCCAGAAATGTTTTGggatttatatttaaaattgttgGACGTAAACTTATTCGCCCCTGAAGTTACATAAAGGCTATTCTTTATCAAAGACTAGACcggtccattatgaaatttcaggggtgaatgagttaatatttaaattagaaataaaagtcaACAGAATTTTGACTCTAGcaacaattttatttgataGACTGCCATTGTGGTTGTAACATCAAgtcattaatattttttgttattgaatgcttttaaattattttcaggATGACCTTCACATTTTGATCAGGAAACAGCTATCCAGCAATAGCCCTAAgtaagtacagtaaaacctgccttagcgaccacctttgtacaaagaccacctgcttaatagtAATGACTGTGGAATTGGCATTAAGTAAGGCAAGATTTTTGGCATTACTTATTATTTGTGGTATATTAAAAATGCTTGAGAAACGCTTTAATAGTTATTTGTAAATCTGAGGAACACAAGGTTGTGAAGCTTTGTCAAATGGTACCCAGATTAGTATAAGGACACTTTAATACTCGGCACTTCCAGTGGGCAATGTCACGTATGTTCATTTATtccccctgaagacacatttcttctaaatcataGATTAGACTAGTCCATTATGAAGTTTCAGGGTTAAATGAGTCTTCTGATGTTTACTTCCAGATACAAGAGGATGGGTGTGATTGGAGCCATCATGATCATCAAAAGCATCGCCTACAAGAGGTAAGTATTTTAACTTCATGATGCCAatgaaacattatatttactgatTGGCTGGCTCAACATGAAGTGTTTGATCCATCCCATTCTGCCATGCCCTTCGCTTCAAGGGTTCATATGGAAGTGGTGATATTTGTGTCTTCACTCAACCAGCATCATTACCTACTCACATAGTCGGATTGCACTGCATTATAAATGTGGTACCGTAGAAGTGGAATTATTTATGGATTGGAAATGTTTTGCTTTGATATTTCGCTTTCATTAAATTGCCCGAATATATCCATGTGTGCAGTACACACTACAGTTtgaatttatatgaaatttgtttGGAGCTATCATGAGTAAATCTCTTACTTAAAGAgaagataattaattttcagCCCAACACCACTCCAAACTCAGCTTGAAAGTGTCCCACTGACAGAGGAACTCTACAAACAGGTGGTCAGTTTGCTTCAGTTGGTCAAGACGTCCAGTGGTCGTACACCAGAGATAGCTTCTCTGTTCATGGATGAATTGGCAGCAGTCATTCGACGTGGAAATATTGACTCCAAAGTTGAGGTAGGCCAAAATTCATCAATTTTATTGATAAGTGAAAATCTTGTTGTTCATATAGATTGTCACTGAGATTTTGTGACAAACCTACTTTtgaatgaaattttgtaaattatattgatTGCCATACTTTGTGAAAATTATAGAAAATTAATCTAAAAACAAAAGCCATCCAATTATGACTTGTATATTGATCTGTAAGTTATAGTAATGCATTTCCTTGGCATAACGGGATAGGAGTAAACTCTACTAGTATTGATGACCATTACGTAATCTGTAAACAGCTTGTCGTATCGGCTCTTATTTTGTACAGTGTCAAAAATGTTATAGATTctattgtataatatttatattttgaaggCTTGGATCAGTGAGAATGTGATCACAGACTTTCAGGATGATTACGTGGTGGACATTGAAGAGATACCAGACAGATCGTAAGTAATGGTCTAAATTTGTGATAATTGAGGTACCAGGTAAATATGTAAAATCTAGTGACATTGAATGATGTGTTGGCTTTTTATAGTTGCATTATAAATAGAAAATACCTTTTAAATTTTAGGCCAATATTTGGCGAGCTTTAGATTTCTAATCACaggtaaataaaattttaatgcaCTATAAAAGCGTTTTGAATTCTGCTTAAAAGCCTTAATTCTGAAGCTAAAACATCTAAATTCAATTGTTTATTATGTTCATATTATATATGACTCTGAACATGTGGTTGTTTACAAAAGTTTAACTAAGTTATACTTCCTGACAGGAAGTATGTAGTTCCGTTTGAGATGTTGGCACCAATTAatatagagttatctgtccttacAGGAAGTACATAGATCCGTTCTAGTTGTCGACACCTGTTGttatagagttatctttcctgACAGGAAGTATGTAGTTCCGTTTGAGATGTTGACATCTGTTGatatagagttatctgtccttacAGGAAGTACATAGATCCGTTCTAGTTGTCGACACCTGTTGttatagagttatctttccttACAGGAAGTATGTAGTTCCGTTTGAGATGTTGAACCTGTTGAAGTAGACTTATCTTTCCTTACAGGaagtatgtacaatgtaactTCCCGAAACCGatccttctcaaaaccgatcacttcttgaaaccgaacatggatgtgaTGTACGGAAttaattcctctttattaatagtatataaaacttcccaaaaccgatccctcccaattctgaataccggaccgattttgagattggaatagtcaaatgtaactaaaatacacgtCTGAAAACTGGCCTTACCtcagcgacaccgatagattgcattgaggtctgatcaactgaccgtgaaatacacacgtaccggtaccatagttgttgcattccatgtcctggggcatgtatacagatgtgaagttataggtacacggtaattatacccgagatggtggtgtaattatttaatcatgcctattgtttagatatctaacgaaggtctaccatgtgcacacggtttgtttactgtaggaaaacaagcagagctagtaataaagagaaagtttcgtattcaaatcacacaggttttttatttacatataggCCTATGTAGTTGTcagataacgtaaattatctgtatgaagaagccgaagccatgtattatttcagaaaatgactgtcatataatgaccggcatcgactgatcatttGATTCTTGATGTAACCAGAAGCGATCGACTGTATGTAGGTTAGTGCAGACaagaacatccccaagaacattcacgcaactaactaactaaactacgtttataagtggtaacaaagtcaagattgttgtaatccattccttttatacgtatgattctctcttttgtgataacattcacattagcagtcaatatcggtcggttttaacgaacactaggcatacatgcggtacactagtgtaaaaacgacttccgatcgattaaatctggatcgtaatgatcggtattcggttcacttctccaaaccgaaccctctctaaaccggccgaaattatatgcaccgaccatgatcggtttcgggaggttccactgtatttcCATCTGATATGTTAACACCTGTTGAATTATAGTTATCTTTCCTTACAGGAAgtatgtagttctgtttgagaTGTTGACACCTGTTGAtatagagttatctttcctgACAGGAAGTATATAGTTCCATTTGAGATGTTGAcaccttttgatatagagttatctttcctgACAGGAAGTATGTAGTTCCGTTTGAGATGTTGACACCTGTTGAAGTAGAGTTATCTTTCCATACAGGAAGTATCTAGTTCTGTTTGAGATGTTGACACCTGTTGAtatagagttatctttcctgACAGGAAgtatgtagttctgtttgagaTGTTGACACCTGTTGAtatagagttatctttccttACAGGAAGTATGTAGTCCCGTTTGAGATGAAGTACAGTCTGGATGAAGATGTGGAGGGTTCTATAGCCATCAACATCATCCCCCTGGTCGAGTGGAGTAGCAAAGACAAGAAAAAACAACCACAGAAAAACGAAAACGGGTAATTTTTATGATTGTATAAGAATAAGTCTTCACGGCtataaaaaaaagacaaattagTAATTTAGTAATTGCTGTAGTAGCAAATACTTAGTGTATAACTTTTTGATTTTTGggtaatgaatataaatttagaattaagTTTTGAAGATTTTGGTATGCTTGATTGCCTTCGGAGGTAGAGTAATATTGTAGATTTGTTGTCTTAGAGAAActgtttttttggggtttttttgtgGAAATAGTTCTGGGTTGTTTTTGATGCTTTTCATtgacaataattcaattttcttGTAACAGGCATTTTCACTGgctttaaaatttactttatcagtctataaaagaaaaaatggtGTTGCCCTTTGTAATGTCATGTTTGTAATGtagcttctgattggctaatataacagcgtaatgatttcatagcccgccatcttggatttagataactaaaatttgttaccgctatttctcagaaagtactgaagggatcattctcaaatttcacatgtaggttcccctagggccctagttgtgcatattgcattttgggacttattggtcaacaagatggccatctggctgccatcttggattttgatagttacccCTATTTGTCAGATATTATGAAGGGAtatctcaaattccatgcataggtttcccttgggccctagttgtgcatagtacctttgggatatctgtcaacaaaatggccaagCGGCCACCATCTTAGATTTCAccactgtttctcagaaagtaatgaagcaatctgtcttaaatttcatatgtagtatgtttgaaaaagtttgaaaagcagggaaaagatccctctttccattgtcagacatagatcattctttggtgggcaccaagatccctctgggatctcttgttattgtACAGTAGATCACCAGACCCTGTATGTCTGTCTCGTTATCCCTGTACAGGAGATCACCAGAccctgtatgtctgtctctttaTCTTTGTACAGGAGATCACCAGAccctgtatgtctgtctctttaTCTTTGTACAGGAGATCACCAGACCCCGTATGTTTGTCCCTTTATCTTTGTACAGGAGATCACCAGACCATGTATGCATGTCTCTTGGTCTTTATACAGGAGATCACCTGAccctgtatgtctgtctctttaTCCTGTACTGGAGATCACCAGACCCTGTATGCATGTCTCTTGATCTTTGTACAGGAGATCACCTGAccctgtatgtctgtctctttaTCCCTGTACAGGAGATCACCAGAccctgtatgtctgtctctttaTCCCTGTGCAGGAGATCACCAGACCCTGTATGCATGTCTCTTGATCTTTGTACTGTAAATCACCAGAccctgtatgtctgtctctttaTCTTTGTACAGGAGATCACCAGACCCTGTATGTTTGTCTCTTTATCTTTGTACAGTAGATCACCAGAccctgtatgtctgtctctttaTCCCTGTACAGGAGATCACCAGAccctgtatgtctgtctctttaTCTTTGTACAGTAGATCACCAGAccctgtatgtctgtctctttaTCTGTCTCTTTATCTTTGTACAGTAGATCACCAGAccctgtatgtctgtctctttaTCTTTGTACAGGAGATCAATGTCTGTCTCTTTATCTTTGTACAGGAGATCACCAGAccctgtatgtctgtctctttaTCTTTGTACAGGAGATCAATGTCTGTCTCTTTATCTTTGTACAGGAGATCAATGTCTGTCTCTTTATCTTTGTACAGGAGATCACCAGAccctgtatgtctgtctctttaTCTTTGTACAGTAGATCACCAGAccctgtatgtctgtctctttaTCTTTGTACAGGAGATCACCAGAccctgtatgtctgtctctttaTCTTTGTACAGTAGATCACCAGAccctgtatgtctgtctctttaTCTTTGTACAGGAGATCACCAGACCCTGTATGTTTGTCCCTTTATCTTTGTACAGGAGATCACCTGACCCTGTATGTCTATCGCCCCACTTTCGTCTGCTGCAGATCTGTGAAGAAAAACAACAAGGAGATCTTACCAACGTTGATGCTCTCCTGGGTTAGTATTTACCTTATACAAATTACTCCTGTTTCATGAAAGAAAACTTTGAGATTGTGGTAGTCATCAAAATTAACTTGTGTTGTCCAATTGATGAAAGAAATTTTCTTACATCATAACTGCActgtttgtacatgtgtatgcatTTGGTACAGTAGGTTCTCAATCAATATTTAGCAGGAAATTAACTTGTTCATTGATTAGTTCATCAATCTGAGCAATGATAACAGGTTTTTGACAATAATGACTTTGGTCTTTTATCTTATTTGACAGGATGTCCATTACTGTTGCCAACACCAGAaagttttgacaaaatttcGAGCCTGTCCCGGAAGGAGAAAGAGATTGTGTGTTCTTCCCTATTTACTGGCCTCAACTGGTTCAGAGAGGTGGTCAATGCCTTCGCTCCCCAGGATGACCTTGAAATGAAGGGCAAGGTCATCACAAGATTACAGAATATTACAGAACTACAAGGCTTACTAGAAAAATGTTTGGCAGGTAAACTTTGTAATGGTATTGGTGATGCTTTTGTCTTTAATCCTTACTTTAAACGCACACAACGTATTATTTTAGGTCATTGGTTGTTACTGATGTTGTTcatgtgtcctgtaattagtCATACCTTAGTGTTTCAAGGATTGGCCATATTGAATGAGAGTGAAAATCTGAGGTGCCTTTGGCATTTTGTGTTTCCTTAAGTTTGAGAAATGGGCCAGTCTGTGCTGTTATGATTGTCTATTTGCATGTTACTATAGCTTGGTCTAAAAAGTAATTTTACAGCTTTATGATTTGCTACATTGAAATTTCCTTAAACAGGTATTGGTGAAAACATTCCTGGTAGTAATGATTAAATGTATCTATTTTAAGCGACACCAAATTTTAAGCCACCTCCTGCTAACTTTGACTGGTGTGAATGTCCTACCCCTATCCTACAACCTGTCAATGGAGAGAATAAGGGCAAGAAAAAGGGCAGAAAAGGGGGCAAAAAGTAAGGTTACGTTGTCAACTTC
This genomic interval carries:
- the LOC138336946 gene encoding Fanconi anemia group D2 protein-like; the protein is MGGDRSRSSSKRKGSDHRDDRQKGALAKKRKASNEDDSYTSDSVFCQLLNKCGLTLKKGGKFNTLNVDQAVFQRNLHLALKRHDNYPEVVDEFVEGFQEFIEDQSRFHYSLLPTSTTSDCDSARSGSQDCVIRLVLGVDTLQSKLMNTLLEKLAEFMEDEDSIFEHGEKVNLPRLLMSQFRWLDSIVNGKAVTDKMLEMIGIVSLDIQREIITCLPEVVEDSEHGEVAKALREILLQNNQLTVPILDALSNLTLTTDLLSEVRGSVLQTLASVKMEDLPVVIKFLLQSVNSQDAVEVVEEIRSNLDFNSSFAPTISSTPFSTQAGNRGSKSELESARGSELLTLDAIKSGIRFQKCVAEAWIKVIDGVKQTGDHKVIDIFILLILHSTNRKKPVISLFRNKIRSGAFTEVLVQAAFGAHSQVMRDYFPSILSLAEVLLRSPEPAVVYLACAMYKGAFTAFDSFCQQEIVGNLVTHIGIGFEGEIDSSLDILAELVDTHFSKMAPFAIFVKGVLDYLDNLSVMQIRKLYSMLSMLAFRNPQEGGLIQDDLHILIRKQLSSNSPKYKRMGVIGAIMIIKSIAYKSPTPLQTQLESVPLTEELYKQVVSLLQLVKTSSGRTPEIASLFMDELAAVIRRGNIDSKVEAWISENVITDFQDDYVVDIEEIPDRSKYVVPFEMKYSLDEDVEGSIAINIIPLVEWSSKDKKKQPQKNENGRSPDPVCLSPHFRLLQICEEKQQGDLTNVDALLGCPLLLPTPESFDKISSLSRKEKEIVCSSLFTGLNWFREVVNAFAPQDDLEMKGKVITRLQNITELQGLLEKCLAATPNFKPPPANFDWCECPTPILQPVNGENKGKKKGRKGGKKKKADKENSPDEESDENSKDSTVLDKTTADTQVDKGTEMTDQPVVSLSSYRPFFRELDISVFTILHMGTVMDKALDTDLNTKATTELSIQPKQLEFLLEDLTSKLSHVLIASTSTRRSFFKTKPGKNIGFSQLDQYCPKKIAVKAVKLLPALCNHLESASGFFQTMIAENDGIVDGPGSNSPEAVLMGSCFHHLLQSLLSIFSWNGFLMTENRALLKEALGILVARIKSFTASQIGLQDLVKTSYQYIGNFASTVPNLNTAVTLLKFLISLADKANTEDLQIKIVTLSEEFLKREWLGTDGEKEKGAKHNENLQFVIRTYLSCSEDSLSSVETIATKGITELLETDKSSSSDLYPTLTKHSFSVFYRMMFCELIGCLKTIAPIKQTDTREMKLDCLLRWNQAVRILHIMVNLIKAFDGRVNLGTALKCGRQFLDIFLRQGMPLLDNLFRSHREDVQSLLKNLQLSTRALHHMCGHSKIMKDIALTNQVPFLKKSLEAFVYRVKVMLTVNKCLEAFWLGNLKNRDLKGEEILSQASVVEERNGDESEEEEEEEAVAEEESDVEMDNQSEAGSEQTHSNSDNESCSEIF